In Bacteroidota bacterium, the following proteins share a genomic window:
- a CDS encoding outer membrane beta-barrel protein, giving the protein MTLLKLALGLLLLTASCVAQTMVGLQGGINWSNYDIKPTPGNVYGTGLGPNFGLLVQSKLPNELYVIGGLSYVEKTIPWLVHLYLESSSPDIEFHYEFTQLSVSLKKEFPIYGLGPYIMVGGTCGFLNSASYVDDRFGGPASTIGWSNDARRTDFDLNLGLGLSYRLDDAVSIFADVKYSYDLVSLSKEGSGNTYIRSTQGSCGILVGL; this is encoded by the coding sequence ATGACTCTGCTCAAACTAGCATTGGGCCTACTTCTCCTCACTGCTTCTTGCGTCGCTCAAACGATGGTTGGCCTGCAAGGAGGCATTAATTGGTCAAACTACGATATCAAGCCTACCCCCGGGAACGTCTACGGAACTGGATTAGGCCCCAATTTCGGCCTCCTCGTCCAATCCAAATTGCCCAATGAGCTTTATGTCATTGGAGGCCTGTCCTATGTCGAAAAGACTATCCCGTGGTTGGTTCATCTGTATCTTGAATCAAGCAGTCCGGACATCGAATTCCACTACGAGTTTACTCAGCTCTCGGTCTCTCTCAAAAAGGAATTTCCAATCTACGGTTTGGGACCCTACATCATGGTCGGCGGAACATGCGGATTTCTAAATTCCGCTTCGTATGTTGACGATCGATTCGGCGGGCCAGCATCTACCATCGGCTGGTCAAACGATGCTAGGAGAACTGACTTCGACCTTAACCTGGGTCTCGGACTATCCTACCGTCTCGATGACGCTGTGTCGATCTTTGCCGATGTTAAATATTCGTATGACCTTGTTAGCCTAAGCAAAGAGGGATCAGGAAATACATACATTAGAAGCACACAAGGCTCGTGCGGCATCTTAGTCGGACTCTAG
- a CDS encoding cysteine peptidase family C39 domain-containing protein gives MQLQTAVDFVATAAARLEESAYPNAIILPNFPCSIQLDYYSCGAKSAYTIPKYFGKRCTPLSVELELRTAYEGTSISDIKRVLKRHGLKYRKIRDLRRAIDDGHPALLSLYEHWHYPVCYGQSDSHYFVMKPSLGDMGSLSRAVRKKKLKRVWDGWGLEVKSH, from the coding sequence ATGCAATTACAAACGGCGGTTGATTTTGTGGCAACAGCTGCAGCTCGCCTTGAAGAATCCGCCTACCCAAACGCAATCATCCTTCCAAACTTTCCCTGTTCGATTCAGCTTGACTATTACTCTTGCGGTGCGAAATCGGCCTACACCATCCCGAAATACTTCGGTAAACGCTGCACTCCTCTATCAGTCGAGCTCGAACTCCGCACCGCCTATGAAGGAACCTCTATCAGCGACATCAAAAGAGTGCTTAAGAGACACGGACTCAAGTATCGAAAGATCCGCGATCTGAGGAGAGCAATAGATGACGGACATCCTGCGCTTCTTTCTCTGTATGAACACTGGCATTATCCAGTCTGTTATGGACAATCGGACTCGCATTATTTTGTTATGAAACCATCGCTGGGAGATATGGGCAGCTTGTCGCGTGCAGTCAGAAAGAAGAAGCTTAAGCGGGTGTGGGATGGGTGGGGTTTGGAGGTCAAGTCTCACTGA
- a CDS encoding sigma-70 family RNA polymerase sigma factor, with protein sequence MKPDNVDKLVDHLFRHESGKIVSVLTRTFGTENLEIAEDVVQDALLLAVQLWPVNGIPDNPSAWLYRAARNKAVDILRRNKHAIRLAAGEGSDLPSPPLSIPETMDEPGHEEIVKDDMLRMMFVCCHPSIPEENQVTLILKVLCGFSTGEIARAFLTSEETISKRLYRTKEFFRNNKVEFAIPSQDEVRSRTEEVLNAVYLLFNEGYNSTESEELIRKDLMEEAMLLCAMLTENPLTSLPETYALMALMCFQSSRNDSRLSPEGEIILMQDQDRSKWNFGLIVAGNEYMNKSAFGGSLSRYHLEAAIAFEHSTAGSFEATNWPRILELYEALCRISPSPVLEMNKAVAAMKVWGAREALNILTNVGDKKKIETYYIYHSLIGDIYAQLERRGEALRAFETAMSMTRSEAERKLLRAKIAAVTARNAAAV encoded by the coding sequence ATGAAACCCGATAACGTCGATAAGCTTGTCGATCACCTTTTTCGCCACGAGTCCGGCAAGATCGTTTCAGTATTGACGAGAACGTTCGGAACGGAGAACCTCGAGATCGCCGAGGACGTGGTGCAGGATGCCCTCCTTCTTGCGGTGCAGCTCTGGCCGGTGAACGGAATTCCCGACAACCCGTCCGCCTGGCTTTACCGCGCCGCGAGGAACAAAGCCGTCGACATCCTAAGACGGAATAAGCATGCCATCAGACTTGCCGCCGGCGAGGGATCCGATCTTCCCAGCCCGCCGTTGTCGATCCCCGAGACGATGGACGAACCGGGGCATGAAGAGATCGTCAAAGATGACATGCTCAGAATGATGTTCGTCTGTTGTCATCCCTCCATTCCCGAAGAAAACCAGGTTACGCTCATCCTGAAGGTGCTCTGCGGGTTCAGCACCGGTGAAATTGCTAGGGCATTCCTCACCTCCGAAGAGACGATTTCAAAGAGGCTCTACCGAACAAAGGAATTCTTCAGAAACAACAAGGTTGAGTTTGCGATCCCGTCGCAGGACGAAGTGAGGTCCCGGACCGAAGAGGTGCTGAACGCAGTCTACCTCCTCTTCAACGAAGGGTATAATTCGACCGAATCCGAAGAATTGATCCGGAAGGATCTGATGGAAGAAGCGATGCTCCTCTGTGCAATGCTGACGGAGAACCCGCTCACCAGTCTGCCGGAGACCTATGCGCTGATGGCGTTGATGTGCTTCCAATCATCGCGGAACGACAGCCGCCTCTCGCCGGAAGGGGAAATTATCTTGATGCAGGATCAGGACCGGAGCAAGTGGAATTTCGGCCTGATCGTCGCCGGGAACGAATACATGAACAAGTCGGCGTTCGGGGGTTCGCTCAGCAGGTACCATCTTGAAGCGGCGATCGCCTTCGAGCATTCCACCGCCGGGAGTTTTGAAGCGACGAACTGGCCGAGGATCCTTGAGCTGTACGAGGCGCTCTGCCGGATCTCTCCGTCCCCGGTTCTGGAGATGAACAAAGCGGTAGCTGCGATGAAAGTTTGGGGCGCACGCGAGGCGTTGAATATTCTGACAAACGTCGGGGACAAAAAGAAGATCGAGACGTACTACATCTATCACAGTCTGATCGGGGATATTTATGCGCAGCTTGAACGAAGGGGAGAAGCGCTGCGCGCGTTCGAGACCGCCATGAGCATGACGAGGTCCGAGGCGGAGCGAAAACTGCTGCGCGCGAAAATTGCCGCTGTCACTGCACGAAATGCCGCGGCGGTGTAA
- a CDS encoding YciI family protein encodes MKEFMFLFRFGTNQKKASSEEFQKEAMKWQEWTSALMKEGRLTPGLRLSSNAKVIKTKDKRVQDGPFAEGKEVVGSYCTVKARDLDEAVEMAKQCPIMDHEDASVEVREIVVYK; translated from the coding sequence ATGAAAGAGTTTATGTTTCTTTTCAGGTTTGGGACAAACCAAAAGAAGGCGTCTTCCGAAGAATTTCAGAAGGAGGCGATGAAATGGCAGGAGTGGACGTCGGCCTTAATGAAGGAAGGGAGGCTTACCCCCGGTTTGCGCTTATCGTCGAATGCTAAGGTGATAAAAACAAAAGATAAGCGGGTGCAGGACGGACCCTTTGCGGAAGGGAAGGAGGTTGTCGGCAGTTACTGCACCGTCAAAGCGCGCGACCTCGACGAGGCTGTCGAAATGGCAAAACAATGCCCGATCATGGACCATGAGGATGCCAGCGTGGAGGTGAGGGAGATCGTTGTCTACAAGTAG
- a CDS encoding DoxX family protein yields MTKKNKIIYWIGTLWLALGMVSTGGGQLFKMSAGQGGSDMISHLGYPLYLLPLLGAWKILGVIAVLIPKFPLLKEWAYAGFFFAMTGAMYSHLAAGDPASTILPSLLLLVLTLLSWYFRPAERKIILINS; encoded by the coding sequence ATGACAAAGAAAAATAAGATCATTTATTGGATCGGCACACTTTGGCTTGCGTTGGGAATGGTGTCGACCGGGGGAGGGCAGTTGTTCAAAATGAGTGCGGGACAAGGGGGATCGGACATGATTTCTCACCTCGGCTATCCTCTTTATCTTCTTCCCCTCCTCGGTGCATGGAAAATTCTCGGCGTTATCGCGGTACTTATTCCTAAGTTTCCCCTGTTGAAGGAATGGGCCTATGCCGGCTTTTTCTTTGCCATGACCGGAGCGATGTATTCACATCTCGCCGCAGGGGATCCCGCGAGCACAATTCTTCCCTCGCTCCTCCTCCTCGTCCTGACGCTGTTATCGTGGTATTTCAGGCCTGCAGAGAGAAAGATCATCTTAATTAATAGCTGA
- a CDS encoding YdeI family protein — protein sequence MNPKVDFFFHKTKKWGGEYEKMRTIALDCGLTEELKWGCPCYSFQNKNVVLIHGFKEYCAFLFFKGALLKDTHHILIQQTENVQSARQIRFTNVREIVGMKTILKAYIYQAIEVEKAGVKVVLKKTSDYKVPEEFQIKLDTMPALKKAFESLTPGRQRGYLYYFSQPKQSKTRESRIEKYTGHILDGKGMDD from the coding sequence AAAAGTGGGGAGGAGAATACGAAAAAATGAGGACGATCGCACTTGACTGCGGCCTGACCGAAGAATTGAAGTGGGGGTGTCCGTGCTATTCATTCCAGAATAAGAACGTAGTGTTGATCCATGGGTTCAAGGAATACTGCGCCTTCCTCTTTTTCAAAGGCGCCCTGCTGAAGGATACTCACCATATTCTGATCCAGCAAACGGAGAACGTGCAGTCGGCGCGCCAGATCCGGTTCACCAACGTCCGGGAAATCGTCGGGATGAAAACCATCCTGAAGGCTTATATTTATCAAGCGATCGAGGTGGAAAAGGCCGGCGTTAAAGTTGTTCTGAAGAAGACTTCAGACTACAAAGTTCCTGAAGAATTTCAAATTAAGCTGGATACGATGCCGGCCTTAAAAAAAGCTTTTGAATCGTTGACGCCCGGACGGCAAAGAGGATATCTCTATTATTTTTCTCAACCCAAGCAATCCAAAACCCGGGAGTCGAGGATCGAAAAATATACGGGGCACATCCTCGATGGAAAGGGGATGGACGATTAA